In Devosia chinhatensis, the following are encoded in one genomic region:
- a CDS encoding LacI family DNA-binding transcriptional regulator, with protein sequence MQQQKLATIEDVATMAGVSIATVSRAINEPTKVADATRKRVTEAIARTGYTTNAMARSLRMRRSNMILILAPDVGDPNFSNILVGLETEASKRGYGLLIGNTQNDPSRETDYLRFISSNQADGLILFTGHLPFGFGQDQGEVRLPPMVAVNEPVTGQDIPFVGVDNFEGARIAAEHLISQGHRRIAFIGRSTSREINRLRELGYRAALEGAGIAIDPRLIIDGDGTTESGRAAAELMFVRDALPTAFFCVNDATALGVIIALNARRYDLPQRFSIMGFDDISFASFVSPSLTTMKQPRHRIGEAAMELLLGMLAGETPKSRQVLLRAELIVRNSVSRPGT encoded by the coding sequence TTGCAGCAGCAAAAGCTGGCGACGATCGAAGATGTTGCGACCATGGCCGGCGTGTCCATCGCCACGGTCAGCCGTGCCATCAACGAGCCGACCAAGGTCGCCGACGCCACCCGCAAGCGCGTCACCGAAGCCATAGCCCGCACCGGCTATACCACCAATGCCATGGCCCGTTCGCTGCGCATGCGGCGATCCAACATGATTCTCATTCTCGCCCCAGATGTGGGCGATCCGAACTTTTCCAATATCCTTGTCGGGCTCGAAACCGAGGCCAGCAAGCGCGGCTATGGCCTGCTCATCGGCAATACGCAGAACGACCCCAGCCGCGAAACCGACTACCTGCGCTTTATCTCGTCAAACCAGGCCGATGGGCTGATCCTGTTTACCGGCCACCTGCCCTTCGGGTTCGGCCAGGATCAGGGAGAGGTTCGCCTGCCGCCCATGGTGGCCGTCAACGAACCGGTCACCGGGCAGGATATTCCCTTCGTGGGCGTAGACAATTTCGAGGGTGCCCGCATCGCCGCCGAACACCTGATCTCGCAGGGTCATCGCCGCATCGCCTTTATCGGCCGCTCCACCAGCCGCGAAATCAATCGGTTGCGCGAACTTGGCTATCGCGCCGCGCTCGAGGGTGCTGGCATCGCCATCGATCCGCGCCTCATCATCGATGGCGATGGCACGACCGAAAGCGGTCGTGCCGCAGCCGAATTGATGTTCGTGCGCGATGCGCTGCCCACGGCCTTCTTCTGCGTCAACGACGCAACGGCGCTGGGCGTCATAATCGCGCTCAATGCTCGCCGTTACGACTTGCCCCAGCGTTTTTCGATCATGGGTTTCGACGACATTTCGTTCGCCAGTTTCGTCAGCCCCTCGCTGACCACGATGAAGCAGCCCCGTCACCGGATCGGCGAAGCGGCGATGGAATTGCTGCTCGGCATGCTGGCGGGGGAAACACCGAAATCGCGCCAGGTCCTGTTGCGTGCGGAGCTGATCGTGCGCAATTCAGTTTCGCGGCCCGGCACCTAA
- the copM gene encoding CopM family metallochaperone: protein MKHAVPTVLFLALCLPVAAQDHSGHGGHDHAAMMAGSAATQAFKQANMRMHAEMDIDFTGNADVDFIAGMIPHHQGAVDMARIILEHGSDPEVLALAQSIIQSQEAEIAWMKDWLAKNGR, encoded by the coding sequence ATGAAACACGCTGTGCCGACAGTCCTTTTTCTCGCCCTTTGCCTGCCTGTCGCAGCCCAGGACCATTCCGGACATGGAGGTCACGACCACGCCGCAATGATGGCCGGCAGTGCCGCCACGCAGGCATTCAAGCAGGCCAATATGCGCATGCATGCCGAGATGGACATCGACTTTACGGGAAATGCCGATGTCGACTTCATCGCCGGCATGATCCCCCATCACCAGGGCGCCGTGGACATGGCCCGGATCATCCTCGAACATGGAAGCGACCCGGAAGTGCTGGCCCTGGCGCAATCGATCATCCAGTCGCAGGAAGCCGAGATTGCGTGGATGAAGGACTGGCTGGCCAAAAACGGCCGATAG
- a CDS encoding sugar ABC transporter ATP-binding protein: MSDTHDATRAPILSAHRISKSFGEIPVLFSIDFDIKPGEVHAIIGENGAGKSTLIKILSGIEQPTSGTITYDGQTVVLPPDGKAEAMGIVLIHQELNLAEHLTVADSIFLGRELRQGPFLKVSEMRRRAAEVMETLHVHVDPDARISSLSVADKQMVEIAKAISRDARVLIMDEPTAVLSVGETQTLFEQIRRLTARGVSVVFISHKLDEIMELANRVTVLRDGQLIATVGTEALTPDSIAQMMVGRELSNLYPPKHEPNVDEPVLLSVRNLATRSVSGISFDLRRGEILGFAGLIGSGRTAVAEAIVGLTHRNAGEIELNGQSVNFTRVAQSVEAGIAYMTKDRKGKGLLLNMGLRPNLTLLTLAKHMRAGFLDTSSEQRALERATRRFDIRARDASVAVGRLSGGNQQKLMLGKTMESDPDIIIMDEPTRGIDVGTKQQIYHIIAALAAEGKAIIVISSELQEVIGLSHRVVVMRTGRIAGVLEGAEITEEEIMRYAAGIKQSGHDERISA; the protein is encoded by the coding sequence ATGAGCGATACGCACGACGCGACCAGAGCGCCGATCTTGTCGGCTCATCGCATCTCAAAGTCCTTCGGCGAAATCCCCGTGCTGTTCAGCATCGATTTCGACATCAAGCCGGGTGAGGTTCACGCCATTATCGGCGAGAATGGCGCGGGCAAATCCACCCTGATCAAGATTTTGTCCGGCATCGAACAGCCGACATCCGGCACGATTACCTATGACGGCCAGACCGTGGTGCTGCCACCGGACGGCAAGGCCGAAGCCATGGGCATCGTCCTCATTCATCAGGAACTGAACCTGGCCGAGCACCTGACGGTGGCCGATTCCATCTTTCTGGGGCGCGAGCTGCGGCAGGGGCCGTTTCTCAAGGTGAGTGAAATGCGCCGCCGTGCCGCTGAGGTGATGGAAACGCTGCATGTACATGTCGATCCTGATGCGCGCATTTCGAGCCTGTCGGTTGCCGACAAGCAGATGGTGGAAATCGCCAAGGCGATAAGCCGCGATGCGCGCGTGCTGATCATGGACGAGCCCACCGCAGTCCTGTCGGTGGGTGAGACGCAGACCCTTTTCGAGCAAATCCGCCGGCTGACGGCGCGGGGTGTTTCGGTCGTGTTCATCTCGCACAAGCTCGATGAGATCATGGAGCTGGCCAATCGCGTTACGGTATTGCGGGACGGGCAATTGATCGCAACCGTGGGCACCGAGGCGCTGACGCCCGATTCCATCGCTCAGATGATGGTGGGTCGTGAACTCTCCAACCTCTATCCCCCCAAGCACGAGCCGAATGTGGACGAGCCGGTCCTGCTCAGCGTGCGCAATCTGGCGACGCGGTCGGTCTCGGGCATTTCGTTCGACCTGCGCCGAGGCGAAATCCTCGGTTTCGCCGGCCTCATCGGCTCTGGCCGGACGGCTGTGGCCGAAGCAATCGTCGGGCTGACACACCGGAACGCGGGCGAGATTGAGCTCAATGGCCAAAGTGTGAATTTCACCCGCGTGGCCCAATCGGTCGAGGCGGGCATCGCCTACATGACCAAGGATCGCAAGGGAAAGGGCCTGTTGCTCAATATGGGCCTGCGGCCCAACCTGACCCTGCTGACCTTGGCCAAGCACATGCGGGCCGGGTTCCTGGATACGTCAAGCGAGCAGCGGGCGCTCGAACGGGCCACGCGCCGCTTCGACATTCGCGCCCGTGATGCCTCCGTCGCCGTGGGGCGCCTGTCGGGCGGAAACCAGCAGAAGCTGATGCTGGGCAAGACCATGGAGAGCGACCCGGACATCATCATCATGGATGAGCCGACCCGCGGCATCGATGTCGGCACCAAGCAGCAGATCTATCACATCATCGCGGCCCTGGCCGCCGAGGGGAAGGCGATCATCGTCATCTCTTCGGAACTGCAGGAAGTCATCGGGCTTTCCCACCGGGTCGTGGTGATGCGCACCGGCCGCATTGCCGGGGTGCTCGAGGGCGCCGAGATCACCGAAGAAGAAATCATGCGGTACGCCGCAGGCATCAAGCAGAGTGGACACGATGAGCGTATCAGCGCCTGA
- a CDS encoding GNAT family N-acetyltransferase, with translation MVPVLDTERLVLRGHQTDDHAACSALWGHPDVTRYIGGRPSTPEEVWSRILRYSGHWQLLGFGYFAVIEKQSGQLIGEAGLADFRRDLDPGLDVPEAGWVFDPAWQGRGLAQEAMKAVLAWAAAKAMDRSACLIDPENAPSLALAARLGFGSTEKRACHGRTSLVLWRDGSVRGP, from the coding sequence ATGGTTCCGGTTCTCGACACCGAGCGACTGGTCCTGCGTGGTCACCAAACAGATGACCACGCTGCCTGTTCGGCTCTGTGGGGCCACCCGGACGTGACCCGATATATCGGTGGGCGCCCCAGTACGCCCGAAGAAGTCTGGTCGCGCATCCTGCGCTATTCCGGGCACTGGCAGCTGCTTGGCTTCGGCTATTTTGCCGTCATCGAAAAGCAGTCGGGCCAGCTTATCGGCGAGGCTGGGCTGGCCGATTTCCGACGCGACCTGGACCCTGGACTCGATGTGCCCGAAGCCGGATGGGTGTTCGATCCGGCCTGGCAGGGCAGGGGCCTGGCCCAGGAAGCGATGAAGGCGGTTCTCGCCTGGGCCGCGGCCAAGGCAATGGACCGCTCTGCCTGTCTCATCGACCCGGAAAATGCGCCCTCCCTGGCCTTGGCAGCGCGACTGGGTTTCGGCTCCACGGAAAAGCGCGCCTGTCACGGTCGCACCTCGCTGGTGCTGTGGCGCGATGGCAGCGTTCGAGGGCCTTGA
- a CDS encoding M24 family metallopeptidase: MNPTLTARMEKLRTRMAETGTDLVVIGPSSHMRYLVDLSPHGDERPVLLLVSQTYAGLLMPALNVDSSRQHTDLPFFPWADAEGPDAALAQLIAATGISPIAPSIVLDETMRADFALLVLDALPGAKRRFTNDTVGYLRSRKDEAEYALLKASHILNDGAMKAGFAALRDGITELGVAEVIANFYKANGATTQFISVCFGPNGAFPHHHTGDTPLKSGDAVLIDIGGRIGGYPSDMTRIGYFGSKPEGFDEIHDILDRAVEAAIAASVPGAKAKDVDKAARDVIAAAGYGEFFLHRTGHGLGIDVHEAPYITGTSETVLDEGMVFSIEPGIYLQGRFGQRLEEIVMIRNGKPEIFSDMPRDAVVTG, from the coding sequence ATGAACCCGACCTTGACCGCCCGTATGGAAAAGCTGCGCACCCGCATGGCGGAGACCGGAACGGACCTCGTGGTCATCGGGCCATCGAGCCATATGCGGTATCTGGTCGATCTCTCCCCCCATGGCGACGAACGACCGGTTCTGCTGCTGGTGAGCCAGACCTATGCAGGACTTCTGATGCCCGCGCTCAACGTGGATTCCTCGCGCCAGCACACGGACCTGCCCTTCTTTCCATGGGCGGACGCCGAGGGCCCGGATGCCGCGCTGGCGCAGCTGATCGCGGCAACGGGAATTTCCCCGATCGCCCCCTCCATCGTGCTCGACGAAACCATGCGTGCCGATTTTGCCCTGCTGGTTCTCGACGCGCTGCCGGGCGCCAAGCGCCGCTTCACCAATGACACTGTGGGCTATCTGCGCTCGCGCAAGGACGAAGCCGAGTACGCGCTGCTCAAGGCCTCCCATATTCTCAATGACGGGGCGATGAAAGCCGGCTTTGCGGCGCTCCGCGACGGCATTACCGAACTCGGCGTGGCCGAGGTGATCGCGAACTTCTACAAGGCGAATGGCGCGACGACGCAATTCATCTCGGTCTGCTTCGGACCCAATGGCGCCTTCCCGCATCACCATACCGGCGATACCCCGCTCAAGAGCGGCGATGCCGTACTGATCGATATCGGCGGCCGCATCGGCGGCTATCCCTCCGACATGACCCGCATTGGCTATTTCGGTTCCAAGCCCGAGGGCTTTGACGAAATCCACGACATCCTGGACCGCGCGGTGGAGGCGGCCATCGCGGCCTCGGTTCCCGGCGCCAAGGCCAAGGATGTCGACAAGGCGGCGCGCGATGTGATCGCGGCGGCCGGCTATGGCGAGTTCTTCCTGCACCGCACCGGGCATGGCCTGGGCATCGATGTGCATGAAGCGCCCTATATCACCGGCACCAGCGAGACCGTTCTCGACGAAGGCATGGTATTTTCCATCGAGCCAGGCATCTATCTGCAGGGACGGTTCGGCCAGCGGCTGGAGGAGATCGTAATGATCCGCAACGGCAAGCCGGAAATCTTTTCCGACATGCCGCGCGATGCGGTCGTCACGGGGTAA